One Bombus fervidus isolate BK054 chromosome 7, iyBomFerv1, whole genome shotgun sequence genomic region harbors:
- the LOC139989441 gene encoding uncharacterized protein isoform X7 — MLTARSGPFGLGVPRTLGPAEGSDHLFLLPERALIMDSTHLRQDLAGLDFNLHLNLLHTAPRGNVWLSGAASEETNQRSSSAHNRHSLTKEQTMHWFAQIGGDEASPDSSDVKRRQSLYDEDSLDGDHPSENEGRESTGSAKDVDRAKLVRERQNEERQRKLEELRQQALAAQRFREQREEERRRRIDELKSRDNDRRNQVGERKRAICEAERERREAILRKNQEREARIEAKKKNERSHIVFAFGSSTPRMLEPADTGGSTFWGTRRATSTTNVMMFSAAQPLTRRSSERELDGSKKRATSAGGLDRKPGEDMRMSSSMYEVFNWNSSPDPPLTPAKHKRASLSLPPTTDIFAIDDKSDSDTRRPMIQRAASGEESDGTPGTPSSVYLRVNRRRTDLMPTIPSPRDGPPSSGRSSSAKAFARSPGRTYSMSRLDQLAQPRKRPTELSTLTEQQSQPLSASSMSRSMSHLAASGGKSLKRSDNSRSMGTLPGAVPMPRPTRAERLRRKAREHQNQQQQGIRSGEVTPNSPSRPHSSMSQQSASSVGSSNVNLRPRTAAPRRPRPASIAGTGVSVTERHNLVSEPKSTKDSKPPLPKVHSTPKKSSTPKATEIKKPTEKLVKSAKASPRITPKVTPLQSPGAENAPLIRGSTGEIIKSEVKEDIKLDDKYEEKKDQGTEKTQQEISAAEQGNEEMKKSVVIEQSNSISKQTKDETNLNQENQSTVRSQETPKAAKKEAEAKSENNVEEQVDMSASMIAKIRITTEEEAKAAIAERRRLAREQAEREAELERQRQEEEARLEAERLRAEEEEQRRLEEETLRLANEAREAEEQRLRLAIEEAKRREEEDRRRREEEARQKQEKEEAERKAREEAERQRIEMAERLKREEEERLARRKRVEAIMLRTRGKNQNNTPTKGEGGDGDKLKEDSPNDENKTAPGSKVEDVMTASLISEATQQFISGEQRAHHTENNTTTDIVHNGTHSNGINENKIVLDNNQGNVEGELNGHHTNHGNGINSQSITLDNATVKQNNVTNNLLDLTEFDSLSNSSSGPILQLTSNLANEDTLNSNLNPAAIPFTPMANTYMPTAANANVNPFQDSFMNNKPQDNSQVPDLLS, encoded by the exons CTGGAGCCGCTTCTGAGGAAACTAACCAAAGGTCCAGTTCTGCACACAATCGCCACTCTCTCACGAAGG AACAAACGATGCACTGGTTCGCCCAAATCGGAGGTGACGAAGCCTCTCCCGATTCGTCAG ATGTGAAGCGCCGGCAAAGTCTCTACGACGAGGACTCCCTCGATGGCGATCATCCTAGCGAGAACGAAG GACGGGAGTCGACGGGAAGCGCGAAAGACGTGGACAGGGCGAAGCTCGTCCGTGAGAGACAAAACGAAGAGCGGCAGCGGAAGTTGGAAGAGCTGAGACAGCAGGCTCTCGCCGCGCAACGTTTCCGGGAGCAACGGGAAGAGGAACGTCGAAGGCGCATCGACGAGCTCAAATCGCGTGACAACGACAG ACGAAACCAAGTCGGGGAGAGAAAACGTGCGATATGCGAGgcggaaagagaaagaagagaggcGATCCTCCGAAAGAATCAAGAGAGAGAAGCTCGTATAGaggcgaagaagaagaacgagaGGTCGCACATCGTGTTTGCGTTCGGAAGTTCTACACCGAGGATGTTGGAGCCAGCCGATACCGGTGGCTCCACTTTCTGGGGAACGCGTCGCGCAACTTCTACCACCAATGTAATGATGTTCTCGGCTGCACAGCCGTTGACAAGGAGATCCTCCGAGAGAGAACTCGATGGCAGCAAGAAGCGAGCCACGTCAGCTGGTGGACTTGACCGGAAACCTGGCGAAG ATATGAGAATGTCCTCGTCCATGTACGAGGTGTTCAATTGGAATTCTAGCCCTGATCCTCCCTTAACCCCCGCCAAACATAAGAGAGCCAGCCTCTCTCTGCCTCCTACAACTGACATCTTTGCCATCGATGATAAGTCTGATAGCGACACTAGGCGTCCGATGATTCAGCGGGCTGCCAGTG GTGAAGAAAGCGACGGAACACCGGGAACCCCTAGCTCGGTTTATCTGCGGGTGAACAGGAGGCGTACCGATCTGATGCCAACGATACCATCGCCGCGTGATGGACCGCCATCATCAGGGCGTAGTTCGAGCGCTAAGGCCTTCGCACGTTCGCCAGGTAGGACTTACTCCATGTCCAGGCTGGACCAACTGGCGCAGCCTAGGAAACGTCCGACAGAACTTAGCACACTGACGGAACAGCAAAGCCAGCCTCTGAGCGCTTCTAGCATGAGTCGCAGCATGTCACATTTAGCTGCGTCCGGAGGCAAGAGCCTCAAACGCTCAGATAACTCTCGTAGCATGGGTACATTGCCAGGCGCGGTTCCAATGCCGAGACCAACCAGAGCCGAGAGACTTCGTCGCAAAGCCCGCGAGCATCAGAACCAACAGCAGCAAG GCATCCGCAGCGGGGAGGTGACACCGAACAGCCCATCACGACCGCACAGCTCCATGAGTCAGCAAAGCGCCAGCAGTGTGGGCAGCAGTAACGTCAATCTGCGTCCTCGTACAGCTGCCCCGCGTCGACCGCGACCTGCTTCTATTGCCGGTACCGGTGTTTCGGTCACAGAACGACACA ATCTAGTGAGCGAACCGAAATCGACGAAGGATTCGAAACCGCCACTGCCAAAGGTCCATAGCACTCCAAAGAAATCATCTACACCGAAAGCGACGGAAATCAAGAAGCCAACGGAGAAACTAGTGAAGAGCGCGAAGGCTTCACCGCGAATAACCCCGAAAGTGACACCGCTGCAAAGCCCTGGAGCCGAGAATGCTCCGCTGATTCGTGGCAGTACCGGAGAGATAATAAAAAGCGAAGTGAAAGAGGATATAAAATTGGACGATAAGTACGAGGAGAAGAAAGACCAAGGCACCGAGAAAACAcaa CAGGAAATAAGCGCCGCGGAGCAGGGTaacgaagaaatgaaaaagtcGGTCGTTATCGAACAATCCAATTCTATATCTAAGCAAACGAAGGACGAGACTAATTTGAATCAAGAGAATCAATCGACTGTGCGGTCTCAAGAAACACCCAAAGCTGCGAAGAAGGAAGCCGAGGCGAAATCCGAGAACAACGTGGAGGAACAAGTCGATATGTCAG CATCGATGATAGCAAAGATCCGGATCACTACGGAAGAAGAAGCCAAGGCAGCTATAGCTGAACGTAGAAGATTAGCTAGAGAACAGGCTGAACGAGAAGCCGAGCTTGAACGTCAACGACAG GAGGAAGAAGCCCGTTTAGAGGCCGAGAGATTGCGCGCTGAGGAAGAAGAACAACGTCGTTTAGAGGAAGAAACGCTTCGTTTGGCTAATGAAGCTCGTGAAGCCGAGGAACAGAGACTGAGACTGGCGATTGAGGAAGCGAAACGTCGCGAGGAAGAGGAtaggagaagaagagaagaggaggCTCGTCAGAAACaggagaaagaagaggctgaGCGGAAAGCGAGGGAAGAAGCGGAAAG ACAGCGAATCGAAATGGCAGAACGCCTTAAGagggaagaggaagagagactTGCTAGACGTAAACGTGTCGAGGCGATCATGCTTAGAACTCGGGGCAAGAACCAGAATAATACACCTACGAAA GGTGAAGGTGGTGATGGCGATAAGTTGAAAGAAGACAGTCctaacgatgaaaataaaacggCACCAGGTAGCAAAGTCGAAGATGTTATGACAGCCAGTCTGATATCCGAAGCAACTCAACAATTCATTAGCGGAGAGCAACGAGCTCATCATACAGAAAACAATACTACTACGGACATTGTGCATAATGGCACGCATAGTAATGgcattaatgaaaataaaattgtgttGGATAATAATCAGGGTAATGTGGAAGGAGAACTGAATGGTCATCATACAAATCACGGAAACGGTATCAACAGTCAATCAATTACACTGGATAATGCCACCGT CAAACAAAACAACGTGACCAACAACCTGTTAGACCTAACGGAATTCGACTCTCTCAGTAATAGCAGTAGTGGTCCAATACTCCAACTGACATCCAATCTGGCCAATGAAGACACCCTCAACTCGAACCTAAATCCAGCAGCTATACCTTTCACTCCAATGGCCAACACATACATGCCTACCGCTGCTAATGCCAATGTAAATCCGTTCCAGGATTCTTTTATGAACAACAAGCCACAAGATAATAGTCAAGTACCAG ATCTTTTATCATAA
- the LOC139989441 gene encoding uncharacterized protein isoform X24: MADNKEEISELVEKRAGAASEETNQRSSSAHNRHSLTKGRESTGSAKDVDRAKLVRERQNEERQRKLEELRQQALAAQRFREQREEERRRRIDELKSRDNDRRNQVGERKRAICEAERERREAILRKNQEREARIEAKKKNERSHIVFAFGSSTPRMLEPADTGGSTFWGTRRATSTTNVMMFSAAQPLTRRSSERELDGSKKRATSAGGLDRKPGEDMRMSSSMYEVFNWNSSPDPPLTPAKHKRASLSLPPTTDIFAIDDKSDSDTRRPMIQRAASGEESDGTPGTPSSVYLRVNRRRTDLMPTIPSPRDGPPSSGRSSSAKAFARSPGRTYSMSRLDQLAQPRKRPTELSTLTEQQSQPLSASSMSRSMSHLAASGGKSLKRSDNSRSMGTLPGAVPMPRPTRAERLRRKAREHQNQQQQGIRSGEVTPNSPSRPHSSMSQQSASSVGSSNVNLRPRTAAPRRPRPASIAGTGVSVTERHNLVSEPKSTKDSKPPLPKVHSTPKKSSTPKATEIKKPTEKLVKSAKASPRITPKVTPLQSPGAENAPLIRGSTGEIIKSEVKEDIKLDDKYEEKKDQGTEKTQQEISAAEQGNEEMKKSVVIEQSNSISKQTKDETNLNQENQSTVRSQETPKAAKKEAEAKSENNVEEQVDMSASMIAKIRITTEEEAKAAIAERRRLAREQAEREAELERQRQEEEARLEAERLRAEEEEQRRLEEETLRLANEAREAEEQRLRLAIEEAKRREEEDRRRREEEARQKQEKEEAERKAREEAERQRIEMAERLKREEEERLARRKRVEAIMLRTRGKNQNNTPTKGEGGDGDKLKEDSPNDENKTAPGSKVEDVMTASLISEATQQFISGEQRAHHTENNTTTDIVHNGTHSNGINENKIVLDNNQGNVEGELNGHHTNHGNGINSQSITLDNATVKQNNVTNNLLDLTEFDSLSNSSSGPILQLTSNLANEDTLNSNLNPAAIPFTPMANTYMPTAANANVNPFQDSFMNNKPQDNSQVPDLLS, translated from the exons CTGGAGCCGCTTCTGAGGAAACTAACCAAAGGTCCAGTTCTGCACACAATCGCCACTCTCTCACGAAGG GACGGGAGTCGACGGGAAGCGCGAAAGACGTGGACAGGGCGAAGCTCGTCCGTGAGAGACAAAACGAAGAGCGGCAGCGGAAGTTGGAAGAGCTGAGACAGCAGGCTCTCGCCGCGCAACGTTTCCGGGAGCAACGGGAAGAGGAACGTCGAAGGCGCATCGACGAGCTCAAATCGCGTGACAACGACAG ACGAAACCAAGTCGGGGAGAGAAAACGTGCGATATGCGAGgcggaaagagaaagaagagaggcGATCCTCCGAAAGAATCAAGAGAGAGAAGCTCGTATAGaggcgaagaagaagaacgagaGGTCGCACATCGTGTTTGCGTTCGGAAGTTCTACACCGAGGATGTTGGAGCCAGCCGATACCGGTGGCTCCACTTTCTGGGGAACGCGTCGCGCAACTTCTACCACCAATGTAATGATGTTCTCGGCTGCACAGCCGTTGACAAGGAGATCCTCCGAGAGAGAACTCGATGGCAGCAAGAAGCGAGCCACGTCAGCTGGTGGACTTGACCGGAAACCTGGCGAAG ATATGAGAATGTCCTCGTCCATGTACGAGGTGTTCAATTGGAATTCTAGCCCTGATCCTCCCTTAACCCCCGCCAAACATAAGAGAGCCAGCCTCTCTCTGCCTCCTACAACTGACATCTTTGCCATCGATGATAAGTCTGATAGCGACACTAGGCGTCCGATGATTCAGCGGGCTGCCAGTG GTGAAGAAAGCGACGGAACACCGGGAACCCCTAGCTCGGTTTATCTGCGGGTGAACAGGAGGCGTACCGATCTGATGCCAACGATACCATCGCCGCGTGATGGACCGCCATCATCAGGGCGTAGTTCGAGCGCTAAGGCCTTCGCACGTTCGCCAGGTAGGACTTACTCCATGTCCAGGCTGGACCAACTGGCGCAGCCTAGGAAACGTCCGACAGAACTTAGCACACTGACGGAACAGCAAAGCCAGCCTCTGAGCGCTTCTAGCATGAGTCGCAGCATGTCACATTTAGCTGCGTCCGGAGGCAAGAGCCTCAAACGCTCAGATAACTCTCGTAGCATGGGTACATTGCCAGGCGCGGTTCCAATGCCGAGACCAACCAGAGCCGAGAGACTTCGTCGCAAAGCCCGCGAGCATCAGAACCAACAGCAGCAAG GCATCCGCAGCGGGGAGGTGACACCGAACAGCCCATCACGACCGCACAGCTCCATGAGTCAGCAAAGCGCCAGCAGTGTGGGCAGCAGTAACGTCAATCTGCGTCCTCGTACAGCTGCCCCGCGTCGACCGCGACCTGCTTCTATTGCCGGTACCGGTGTTTCGGTCACAGAACGACACA ATCTAGTGAGCGAACCGAAATCGACGAAGGATTCGAAACCGCCACTGCCAAAGGTCCATAGCACTCCAAAGAAATCATCTACACCGAAAGCGACGGAAATCAAGAAGCCAACGGAGAAACTAGTGAAGAGCGCGAAGGCTTCACCGCGAATAACCCCGAAAGTGACACCGCTGCAAAGCCCTGGAGCCGAGAATGCTCCGCTGATTCGTGGCAGTACCGGAGAGATAATAAAAAGCGAAGTGAAAGAGGATATAAAATTGGACGATAAGTACGAGGAGAAGAAAGACCAAGGCACCGAGAAAACAcaa CAGGAAATAAGCGCCGCGGAGCAGGGTaacgaagaaatgaaaaagtcGGTCGTTATCGAACAATCCAATTCTATATCTAAGCAAACGAAGGACGAGACTAATTTGAATCAAGAGAATCAATCGACTGTGCGGTCTCAAGAAACACCCAAAGCTGCGAAGAAGGAAGCCGAGGCGAAATCCGAGAACAACGTGGAGGAACAAGTCGATATGTCAG CATCGATGATAGCAAAGATCCGGATCACTACGGAAGAAGAAGCCAAGGCAGCTATAGCTGAACGTAGAAGATTAGCTAGAGAACAGGCTGAACGAGAAGCCGAGCTTGAACGTCAACGACAG GAGGAAGAAGCCCGTTTAGAGGCCGAGAGATTGCGCGCTGAGGAAGAAGAACAACGTCGTTTAGAGGAAGAAACGCTTCGTTTGGCTAATGAAGCTCGTGAAGCCGAGGAACAGAGACTGAGACTGGCGATTGAGGAAGCGAAACGTCGCGAGGAAGAGGAtaggagaagaagagaagaggaggCTCGTCAGAAACaggagaaagaagaggctgaGCGGAAAGCGAGGGAAGAAGCGGAAAG ACAGCGAATCGAAATGGCAGAACGCCTTAAGagggaagaggaagagagactTGCTAGACGTAAACGTGTCGAGGCGATCATGCTTAGAACTCGGGGCAAGAACCAGAATAATACACCTACGAAA GGTGAAGGTGGTGATGGCGATAAGTTGAAAGAAGACAGTCctaacgatgaaaataaaacggCACCAGGTAGCAAAGTCGAAGATGTTATGACAGCCAGTCTGATATCCGAAGCAACTCAACAATTCATTAGCGGAGAGCAACGAGCTCATCATACAGAAAACAATACTACTACGGACATTGTGCATAATGGCACGCATAGTAATGgcattaatgaaaataaaattgtgttGGATAATAATCAGGGTAATGTGGAAGGAGAACTGAATGGTCATCATACAAATCACGGAAACGGTATCAACAGTCAATCAATTACACTGGATAATGCCACCGT CAAACAAAACAACGTGACCAACAACCTGTTAGACCTAACGGAATTCGACTCTCTCAGTAATAGCAGTAGTGGTCCAATACTCCAACTGACATCCAATCTGGCCAATGAAGACACCCTCAACTCGAACCTAAATCCAGCAGCTATACCTTTCACTCCAATGGCCAACACATACATGCCTACCGCTGCTAATGCCAATGTAAATCCGTTCCAGGATTCTTTTATGAACAACAAGCCACAAGATAATAGTCAAGTACCAG ATCTTTTATCATAA
- the LOC139989441 gene encoding uncharacterized protein isoform X25: MDQTFTVMGYAFRRSAGAASEETNQRSSSAHNRHSLTKGRESTGSAKDVDRAKLVRERQNEERQRKLEELRQQALAAQRFREQREEERRRRIDELKSRDNDRRNQVGERKRAICEAERERREAILRKNQEREARIEAKKKNERSHIVFAFGSSTPRMLEPADTGGSTFWGTRRATSTTNVMMFSAAQPLTRRSSERELDGSKKRATSAGGLDRKPGEDMRMSSSMYEVFNWNSSPDPPLTPAKHKRASLSLPPTTDIFAIDDKSDSDTRRPMIQRAASGEESDGTPGTPSSVYLRVNRRRTDLMPTIPSPRDGPPSSGRSSSAKAFARSPGRTYSMSRLDQLAQPRKRPTELSTLTEQQSQPLSASSMSRSMSHLAASGGKSLKRSDNSRSMGTLPGAVPMPRPTRAERLRRKAREHQNQQQQGIRSGEVTPNSPSRPHSSMSQQSASSVGSSNVNLRPRTAAPRRPRPASIAGTGVSVTERHNLVSEPKSTKDSKPPLPKVHSTPKKSSTPKATEIKKPTEKLVKSAKASPRITPKVTPLQSPGAENAPLIRGSTGEIIKSEVKEDIKLDDKYEEKKDQGTEKTQQEISAAEQGNEEMKKSVVIEQSNSISKQTKDETNLNQENQSTVRSQETPKAAKKEAEAKSENNVEEQVDMSASMIAKIRITTEEEAKAAIAERRRLAREQAEREAELERQRQEEEARLEAERLRAEEEEQRRLEEETLRLANEAREAEEQRLRLAIEEAKRREEEDRRRREEEARQKQEKEEAERKAREEAERQRIEMAERLKREEEERLARRKRVEAIMLRTRGKNQNNTPTKGEGGDGDKLKEDSPNDENKTAPGSKVEDVMTASLISEATQQFISGEQRAHHTENNTTTDIVHNGTHSNGINENKIVLDNNQGNVEGELNGHHTNHGNGINSQSITLDNATVKQNNVTNNLLDLTEFDSLSNSSSGPILQLTSNLANEDTLNSNLNPAAIPFTPMANTYMPTAANANVNPFQDSFMNNKPQDNSQVPDLLS, encoded by the exons CTGGAGCCGCTTCTGAGGAAACTAACCAAAGGTCCAGTTCTGCACACAATCGCCACTCTCTCACGAAGG GACGGGAGTCGACGGGAAGCGCGAAAGACGTGGACAGGGCGAAGCTCGTCCGTGAGAGACAAAACGAAGAGCGGCAGCGGAAGTTGGAAGAGCTGAGACAGCAGGCTCTCGCCGCGCAACGTTTCCGGGAGCAACGGGAAGAGGAACGTCGAAGGCGCATCGACGAGCTCAAATCGCGTGACAACGACAG ACGAAACCAAGTCGGGGAGAGAAAACGTGCGATATGCGAGgcggaaagagaaagaagagaggcGATCCTCCGAAAGAATCAAGAGAGAGAAGCTCGTATAGaggcgaagaagaagaacgagaGGTCGCACATCGTGTTTGCGTTCGGAAGTTCTACACCGAGGATGTTGGAGCCAGCCGATACCGGTGGCTCCACTTTCTGGGGAACGCGTCGCGCAACTTCTACCACCAATGTAATGATGTTCTCGGCTGCACAGCCGTTGACAAGGAGATCCTCCGAGAGAGAACTCGATGGCAGCAAGAAGCGAGCCACGTCAGCTGGTGGACTTGACCGGAAACCTGGCGAAG ATATGAGAATGTCCTCGTCCATGTACGAGGTGTTCAATTGGAATTCTAGCCCTGATCCTCCCTTAACCCCCGCCAAACATAAGAGAGCCAGCCTCTCTCTGCCTCCTACAACTGACATCTTTGCCATCGATGATAAGTCTGATAGCGACACTAGGCGTCCGATGATTCAGCGGGCTGCCAGTG GTGAAGAAAGCGACGGAACACCGGGAACCCCTAGCTCGGTTTATCTGCGGGTGAACAGGAGGCGTACCGATCTGATGCCAACGATACCATCGCCGCGTGATGGACCGCCATCATCAGGGCGTAGTTCGAGCGCTAAGGCCTTCGCACGTTCGCCAGGTAGGACTTACTCCATGTCCAGGCTGGACCAACTGGCGCAGCCTAGGAAACGTCCGACAGAACTTAGCACACTGACGGAACAGCAAAGCCAGCCTCTGAGCGCTTCTAGCATGAGTCGCAGCATGTCACATTTAGCTGCGTCCGGAGGCAAGAGCCTCAAACGCTCAGATAACTCTCGTAGCATGGGTACATTGCCAGGCGCGGTTCCAATGCCGAGACCAACCAGAGCCGAGAGACTTCGTCGCAAAGCCCGCGAGCATCAGAACCAACAGCAGCAAG GCATCCGCAGCGGGGAGGTGACACCGAACAGCCCATCACGACCGCACAGCTCCATGAGTCAGCAAAGCGCCAGCAGTGTGGGCAGCAGTAACGTCAATCTGCGTCCTCGTACAGCTGCCCCGCGTCGACCGCGACCTGCTTCTATTGCCGGTACCGGTGTTTCGGTCACAGAACGACACA ATCTAGTGAGCGAACCGAAATCGACGAAGGATTCGAAACCGCCACTGCCAAAGGTCCATAGCACTCCAAAGAAATCATCTACACCGAAAGCGACGGAAATCAAGAAGCCAACGGAGAAACTAGTGAAGAGCGCGAAGGCTTCACCGCGAATAACCCCGAAAGTGACACCGCTGCAAAGCCCTGGAGCCGAGAATGCTCCGCTGATTCGTGGCAGTACCGGAGAGATAATAAAAAGCGAAGTGAAAGAGGATATAAAATTGGACGATAAGTACGAGGAGAAGAAAGACCAAGGCACCGAGAAAACAcaa CAGGAAATAAGCGCCGCGGAGCAGGGTaacgaagaaatgaaaaagtcGGTCGTTATCGAACAATCCAATTCTATATCTAAGCAAACGAAGGACGAGACTAATTTGAATCAAGAGAATCAATCGACTGTGCGGTCTCAAGAAACACCCAAAGCTGCGAAGAAGGAAGCCGAGGCGAAATCCGAGAACAACGTGGAGGAACAAGTCGATATGTCAG CATCGATGATAGCAAAGATCCGGATCACTACGGAAGAAGAAGCCAAGGCAGCTATAGCTGAACGTAGAAGATTAGCTAGAGAACAGGCTGAACGAGAAGCCGAGCTTGAACGTCAACGACAG GAGGAAGAAGCCCGTTTAGAGGCCGAGAGATTGCGCGCTGAGGAAGAAGAACAACGTCGTTTAGAGGAAGAAACGCTTCGTTTGGCTAATGAAGCTCGTGAAGCCGAGGAACAGAGACTGAGACTGGCGATTGAGGAAGCGAAACGTCGCGAGGAAGAGGAtaggagaagaagagaagaggaggCTCGTCAGAAACaggagaaagaagaggctgaGCGGAAAGCGAGGGAAGAAGCGGAAAG ACAGCGAATCGAAATGGCAGAACGCCTTAAGagggaagaggaagagagactTGCTAGACGTAAACGTGTCGAGGCGATCATGCTTAGAACTCGGGGCAAGAACCAGAATAATACACCTACGAAA GGTGAAGGTGGTGATGGCGATAAGTTGAAAGAAGACAGTCctaacgatgaaaataaaacggCACCAGGTAGCAAAGTCGAAGATGTTATGACAGCCAGTCTGATATCCGAAGCAACTCAACAATTCATTAGCGGAGAGCAACGAGCTCATCATACAGAAAACAATACTACTACGGACATTGTGCATAATGGCACGCATAGTAATGgcattaatgaaaataaaattgtgttGGATAATAATCAGGGTAATGTGGAAGGAGAACTGAATGGTCATCATACAAATCACGGAAACGGTATCAACAGTCAATCAATTACACTGGATAATGCCACCGT CAAACAAAACAACGTGACCAACAACCTGTTAGACCTAACGGAATTCGACTCTCTCAGTAATAGCAGTAGTGGTCCAATACTCCAACTGACATCCAATCTGGCCAATGAAGACACCCTCAACTCGAACCTAAATCCAGCAGCTATACCTTTCACTCCAATGGCCAACACATACATGCCTACCGCTGCTAATGCCAATGTAAATCCGTTCCAGGATTCTTTTATGAACAACAAGCCACAAGATAATAGTCAAGTACCAG ATCTTTTATCATAA